Proteins co-encoded in one Patescibacteria group bacterium genomic window:
- the ftsE gene encoding cell division ATP-binding protein FtsE, which translates to MIKFENVSKIYPPDCRAIDNVSLEIKDKEFVSIAGRSGAGKSTLIKLLIREEVPTRGKILWRGFDLSEIAEKEMPLWRRKIGMVFQDFKLLPEKTAYENIAFAMEVGGRDDEDIERDIPKLLKLVNLSDRAGNFPSQLSGGEKQRVAIARALAHRPEILVADEPTGNLDPLHAWEIVRLLIKINELGTIVVLSTHNREIINGLDRRVITLEKGRIIKDAQNGKYILL; encoded by the coding sequence ATGATAAAATTTGAAAATGTTTCAAAAATATATCCACCGGATTGCAGGGCGATAGATAATGTTAGTTTGGAAATAAAAGATAAAGAGTTTGTTTCTATCGCGGGGCGTTCGGGGGCGGGAAAGTCCACTTTAATTAAACTTTTAATTCGCGAAGAAGTTCCGACTCGCGGGAAAATCCTTTGGCGCGGTTTTGATTTAAGCGAAATCGCCGAGAAAGAAATGCCTCTTTGGCGGCGGAAGATTGGAATGGTTTTTCAGGACTTTAAACTTTTGCCGGAAAAGACGGCTTACGAAAATATCGCTTTCGCGATGGAAGTGGGGGGGAGAGACGACGAAGATATTGAACGGGACATTCCTAAACTTCTAAAATTGGTCAATTTGTCCGACCGGGCGGGAAATTTTCCGAGCCAACTTTCAGGCGGGGAGAAACAGAGAGTCGCGATCGCGCGGGCTTTGGCGCACCGTCCCGAGATTTTAGTCGCTGACGAACCAACGGGCAATTTAGACCCGCTTCACGCCTGGGAAATTGTTCGGCTTTTGATTAAAATTAATGAATTGGGAACAATTGTTGTTTTATCAACGCATAATCGCGAAATTATTAACGGGTTAGACAGAAGGGTCATCACTCTCGAAAAGGGCAGGATTATAAAAGACGCCCAAAACGGGAAATATATATTATTATGA
- the murJ gene encoding murein biosynthesis integral membrane protein MurJ codes for MIKRFFNNQSKTIFSAAVVLGAASFVSRFLGLIRDKILAGMFGAGGELDAYYAAFRIPDLIYSLLVLGAVSAGFIPVFVNYLNQDKKTQDTNHWHLANSVLNLMALSLMAACFLLAIFAPWIMKLVAPGFSAEQLSLASQLTRIMFLSPFFMGLSAIFGGILQSFRRFLAYAMAPIAYNLGIIFGALVLTNYFGLLGLAYGVALGSFFHLAIQIPTAFLCGFRWRPVFDFRFDGVRRIFKLMPARVLSLGLSQITIWIMTAFASLLTVGSIAIYSLTLNIWSFPLGVFGVSFVVAAFPKLSETAQKNDLEGFIKTFYSAVRQILFFILPSSALFIVLRTHLVSIILQGGRFGPQETALAAETLAYFSIALFAEALVLLFLRCYFAWEDSKTPFLIGFAAMAARLSAAWVLSYSLGVAGLALGYAIGSIFYLILLAVFFRAKLRKKFGAGVNLNGKDVLISGIKMVSASFLAALASWLFLRSFGEIICHKGVFEICCQGGMAGIIGVLSYFFFAWVFRLSELDLFVKALSRRLPWKKISWFGIGSGRE; via the coding sequence GTGATAAAATTTTGGCAGGAATGTTTGGCGCGGGCGGAGAGTTGGATGCGTATTACGCCGCTTTTCGCATTCCGGATTTAATTTATTCTTTGCTTGTTTTAGGCGCCGTTTCGGCTGGCTTTATTCCTGTCTTTGTTAATTATCTCAACCAAGATAAAAAAACGCAAGATACGAATCATTGGCATTTAGCCAATAGCGTTCTTAATTTAATGGCCTTGTCTTTAATGGCGGCGTGTTTTCTTTTGGCGATTTTCGCTCCTTGGATAATGAAATTAGTCGCGCCTGGTTTTTCCGCGGAGCAGTTGTCGCTTGCTTCCCAATTAACCAGAATTATGTTTTTAAGCCCTTTCTTTATGGGTTTGTCCGCGATTTTTGGAGGCATTTTGCAAAGTTTTCGTCGATTTCTCGCTTACGCGATGGCGCCGATCGCGTATAATTTAGGCATTATTTTTGGCGCTTTGGTTTTGACAAATTATTTTGGTCTTTTAGGTTTGGCTTATGGCGTGGCGCTTGGCTCTTTTTTTCATTTGGCGATTCAAATTCCGACTGCTTTTCTCTGCGGATTTAGGTGGCGTCCAGTTTTTGACTTCAGGTTTGACGGCGTCAGAAGGATTTTCAAATTAATGCCCGCGCGGGTCTTGAGTTTAGGGCTTTCCCAGATTACGATTTGGATTATGACTGCTTTTGCTTCTCTTCTGACGGTTGGGAGCATCGCGATTTATAGTTTGACTTTGAATATTTGGAGTTTTCCTTTGGGTGTCTTTGGCGTTTCTTTCGTTGTGGCGGCTTTTCCCAAACTTTCCGAAACGGCGCAGAAAAATGATTTGGAAGGATTTATTAAAACATTCTATTCCGCCGTCCGCCAAATACTTTTCTTTATTCTTCCATCGTCTGCTTTGTTTATTGTTTTGCGAACGCATCTCGTTAGTATCATTCTCCAAGGCGGTCGATTCGGTCCACAAGAAACGGCTTTAGCCGCGGAAACACTAGCGTATTTTTCAATCGCTTTATTCGCCGAAGCGTTGGTTCTTCTTTTCTTGCGATGCTATTTCGCTTGGGAAGATTCCAAAACGCCATTTTTAATCGGCTTCGCGGCAATGGCGGCGCGGCTCTCGGCGGCTTGGGTTTTGTCCTATTCGCTGGGCGTGGCAGGTTTGGCGCTTGGCTATGCCATAGGAAGTATTTTTTATTTGATTTTACTGGCGGTCTTTTTTAGGGCGAAACTTAGGAAAAAGTTTGGCGCGGGCGTTAATTTGAATGGAAAAGATGTTCTTATTTCAGGAATAAAAATGGTCTCAGCTTCTTTTCTCGCTGCTTTGGCGAGTTGGCTTTTTTTGCGGTCTTTCGGAGAAATTATTTGCCATAAGGGCGTTTTTGAAATATGCTGTCAGGGCGGAATGGCGGGCATAATCGGCGTTTTGTCGTATTTCTTTTTCGCTTGGGTCTTCCGATTAAGCGAACTGGATTTATTTGTCAAAGCATTATCGCGCCGCCTGCCTTGGAAGAAAATATCATGGTTCGGAATTGGAAGCGGGAGGGAGTAA
- a CDS encoding LAGLIDADG family homing endonuclease — MFLCYNSGMIKCKLCGRYFKFITEKHLQSKHDCSVKEYAEQFGDKGVGFFPIISQKLDKNDPRYIKWRKSLKNRPSPWNKGLNKNTHLSIAKISKTFKKNKIDNFKQWRQKEIEAGRIKTDYPPFEKTGDLAELIGVILGDGHIGKFPRTEVLEIYSNSNNPGFVNRYTTLVEQTFNKKPKVSKRKTSNCINIVIYQKNISKRLGIPAGARGDKCFHIPRWICNNKEYLIRYLRGLFEAEGSFNVHLPTYTYKFIFANRNESLLKNVFRALRILGFNPHKTYKNIQISRKEEVYRCKDLISFRQY; from the coding sequence TTGTTTTTATGTTATAATAGTGGCATGATAAAGTGTAAGCTTTGTGGCCGCTATTTTAAATTTATAACAGAAAAACACTTACAATCTAAGCATGATTGTAGTGTTAAAGAGTATGCAGAACAATTTGGCGATAAAGGCGTTGGATTTTTTCCTATTATATCGCAAAAATTAGATAAAAATGATCCAAGATATATTAAGTGGAGAAAAAGCTTAAAGAATAGACCATCTCCATGGAATAAGGGATTAAATAAAAATACGCACCTAAGCATTGCAAAAATTTCCAAAACTTTTAAGAAAAATAAAATTGATAATTTCAAGCAGTGGCGACAGAAAGAAATTGAAGCAGGGCGAATAAAAACAGATTATCCTCCTTTTGAAAAAACAGGCGATTTAGCTGAATTAATTGGTGTGATTTTAGGAGATGGTCATATTGGGAAATTTCCAAGAACAGAAGTTTTAGAAATTTATTCTAACTCAAACAATCCTGGATTTGTGAATAGATATACAACATTGGTTGAGCAAACATTTAACAAAAAACCTAAGGTATCAAAAAGAAAGACAAGTAATTGCATCAACATTGTAATTTATCAGAAAAATATTAGTAAACGCTTGGGTATCCCCGCTGGCGCGAGGGGAGATAAATGTTTTCATATTCCTCGTTGGATTTGCAATAATAAGGAATATCTAATAAGATACCTTCGTGGGTTATTTGAAGCAGAAGGGTCTTTTAATGTTCATTTGCCCACCTATACTTATAAGTTTATATTTGCTAATAGAAACGAATCTTTGCTTAAAAATGTTTTTCGCGCGTTAAGAATTTTAGGATTTAATCCGCATAAAACATATAAAAATATTCAGATTTCACGAAAAGAAGAGGTTTATCGTTGCAAAGATTTAATATCATTTAGACAATATTAA
- a CDS encoding nucleoside-diphosphate kinase: METSFFLIKPDAVRNGYVKKIIEFLEKRGFKVLARETRVLSRRDIMFLYPMHIKEVFFNNIVAFMDSGPSEILMVQRDSATEILNRLVGVTDPQNNSENTLRYRFGTDLRHNAVHSPNSEASAAREILYFFPKWQRDV; encoded by the coding sequence ATGGAAACATCTTTTTTTCTAATAAAGCCCGATGCTGTAAGAAATGGTTATGTCAAAAAGATTATAGAATTTCTTGAAAAAAGAGGTTTTAAGGTGTTAGCAAGAGAAACGAGGGTGCTTAGCAGAAGAGATATAATGTTTCTATATCCCATGCATATTAAGGAAGTATTCTTTAATAACATTGTCGCGTTTATGGATTCAGGCCCATCGGAAATTTTAATGGTACAAAGAGATTCTGCCACTGAAATTTTAAATAGGTTAGTAGGCGTCACTGATCCCCAAAATAATAGCGAGAATACATTGAGATATCGTTTTGGCACAGATCTTAGACATAATGCCGTGCATTCGCCTAATAGCGAAGCAAGCGCGGCAAGGGAGATTCTGTATTTTTTTCCTAAATGGCAACGGGATGTTTGA
- a CDS encoding septum formation initiator family protein, translating to MIQQSRDENIIKKVLGSKIFLFLAVLALIYLVINLGRESYRKHQLTKEVDNLKLEIERLEGSNQQLANLMDYFKEESFIEKEARLKLNLKKPGEKVVILSDYFNTSSNLDALSNGSHNTETTEEESSNYWKWWEYFFQ from the coding sequence ATGATTCAACAATCTCGCGACGAGAATATTATTAAAAAGGTTTTGGGTTCAAAGATTTTCCTCTTCTTAGCTGTTTTGGCTTTGATTTATTTAGTGATTAATTTAGGCAGAGAAAGTTATCGCAAGCATCAATTAACGAAAGAAGTTGATAATTTAAAATTAGAGATTGAACGGTTAGAGGGAAGCAATCAGCAATTGGCGAATTTGATGGACTATTTTAAAGAAGAGTCGTTTATAGAAAAAGAAGCTCGTCTTAAACTTAATCTGAAAAAACCAGGCGAAAAGGTTGTTATTTTATCCGACTATTTTAACACAAGTTCTAATCTTGACGCTTTATCTAATGGCAGCCATAATACGGAGACGACAGAAGAAGAGTCGTCTAATTATTGGAAATGGTGGGAGTATTTTTTCCAGTAG
- a CDS encoding ABC transporter permease gives MITSLIRVSKAGWLSFWRNKWLSSSAISMLALAIFGITSLLLINVLINSLTANLEDKIDISVYFHLTAEEEDILEVRNKLVKLSEVRSAEYVSADEALERFKEKHESNEILMQSLGELDNNPLEASLNIKAQQASQYEAIVAFFNNGDYQEIVDKINYLENKAVITRLSAITKSIRQVGFIVLLVLAALAVLVSFNTIRLTIYSARREIKVMKLVGASNWFVRGPFIVEGALYGIIAALIALFVMYPIVWSLSAKITLYLPGTDLFYFLQANFFAIFLMQLIIGIALGTTSSLVAVRRYLKV, from the coding sequence ATGATTACATCTTTAATCAGGGTTTCCAAAGCCGGTTGGCTAAGTTTTTGGAGAAATAAATGGCTTTCATCTTCGGCTATTTCAATGTTGGCGTTGGCTATTTTTGGCATTACCAGTTTGCTTCTAATCAATGTTTTAATTAATTCGCTCACAGCCAATCTTGAGGACAAAATAGACATCAGCGTTTATTTCCATTTGACCGCCGAAGAAGAAGATATTTTAGAAGTTAGAAATAAATTAGTTAAACTAAGCGAGGTTCGCAGCGCGGAATATGTTTCCGCGGACGAAGCATTGGAAAGATTTAAAGAAAAACACGAGAGCAACGAAATTTTAATGCAGAGTTTGGGCGAATTGGATAATAATCCCTTAGAAGCGAGTTTAAATATTAAGGCGCAGCAGGCGTCTCAATATGAAGCGATTGTCGCGTTCTTTAATAATGGCGATTATCAGGAAATTGTTGATAAAATCAATTATCTAGAAAACAAGGCGGTCATTACGCGTCTTTCCGCTATTACTAAAAGTATTCGCCAGGTTGGTTTTATTGTTTTGCTTGTTCTCGCCGCCTTGGCGGTTTTGGTTTCTTTCAACACAATTCGTTTGACGATTTACAGCGCTCGGCGAGAAATTAAAGTAATGAAATTAGTCGGCGCGAGCAACTGGTTTGTCAGAGGTCCCTTTATTGTTGAGGGAGCGCTTTACGGAATTATCGCCGCTTTAATCGCCTTATTCGTAATGTATCCTATCGTTTGGTCTTTGTCCGCGAAGATTACTCTTTACCTGCCGGGAACTGACCTCTTTTACTTCCTGCAGGCAAATTTCTTCGCTATCTTTCTGATGCAACTCATCATCGGAATCGCCCTCGGAACAACAAGCAGTCTAGTCGCCGTCAGGAGATATTTGAAAGTATAG
- a CDS encoding NUDIX hydrolase, with translation MTTQLFKITQNVIIQNQEKAVLILKHNTGKWLLPGGKIQKGESWIDALKREIKEETKITEFEVKKILDIDSWTENEIGYYVATFVAQALEADKITLSDEHIDYAWVKLSDLDNYDFWHENIKKRIKKALL, from the coding sequence ATGACTACACAATTATTTAAAATCACTCAAAATGTTATTATCCAGAATCAAGAAAAAGCTGTTTTAATCTTAAAACACAACACTGGCAAATGGCTCTTGCCAGGTGGGAAAATTCAAAAAGGTGAATCTTGGATTGATGCTTTAAAAAGGGAAATAAAAGAAGAAACAAAAATTACTGAATTTGAAGTAAAAAAGATATTAGACATTGACAGTTGGACAGAAAACGAAATTGGCTATTATGTTGCAACTTTTGTTGCTCAAGCGCTCGAAGCAGATAAAATCACTTTAAGCGATGAACATATTGATTATGCGTGGGTAAAACTTTCAGATTTAGATAATTATGATTTCTGGCATGAGAATATAAAAAAGAGAATTAAAAAAGCCTTATTATAA
- a CDS encoding glycosyltransferase family 4 protein — protein MRKNNDKKIRLGVFVDGDFIPSFDGAANRFHYLSRSLLWAGVEVVIFHGYRGWSDLKLIKKEKFKTYIFPIECYYNNLDLIASIIKKEKIDIIQFDNLEPIILQGINLSHLTKTYLVSEMHYVVRSLARDLGASATRIKTIKKIEETVGESIDHLICLSKDDKQFLIKNMNLSKSRISVMPSGVDTEDIKYWGPNFKEKTIIFLGNLFFEPNLEAVKIIYKYIYPKLKKYNFRFLIVGDCPKKVKARYQSANFKFTGTVKNLNQIFRKSTFGLAPILSGTGLRIKILNYLAAGIPVIATNVAVSGLTNKKNIIIEDDFKKYPQIIIDLINNKDRSIMLSRISRAMMCKDFKWKNIAERTKLIYQKILQLPLKNKSSLIGNIPKLKNKEPVWLEEAKKKKRFTERNKMKERFQYAIIQNNKFRIIK, from the coding sequence GTGAGAAAAAATAATGATAAAAAAATAAGATTAGGTGTTTTTGTAGATGGTGATTTTATCCCTTCTTTTGATGGAGCCGCCAATAGATTTCATTATTTATCTAGATCTCTTCTATGGGCAGGTGTCGAGGTGGTAATTTTTCACGGTTATCGCGGTTGGTCTGATCTAAAGTTAATCAAAAAAGAGAAATTTAAAACATATATTTTTCCAATTGAATGTTATTACAATAATTTAGATCTAATTGCGTCTATTATTAAAAAAGAAAAAATAGATATTATCCAATTTGATAATTTAGAACCCATTATATTACAGGGGATAAATCTATCGCATTTAACCAAAACTTATCTTGTAAGTGAAATGCATTATGTGGTCAGATCTTTAGCAAGAGACCTTGGGGCTTCTGCGACGAGGATTAAAACAATAAAGAAAATAGAAGAGACTGTTGGCGAATCGATAGACCATTTAATATGTCTCAGTAAAGACGACAAACAATTTCTTATAAAAAACATGAATCTATCTAAAAGCAGAATATCGGTCATGCCGAGCGGGGTTGATACAGAGGATATTAAATATTGGGGTCCAAACTTTAAAGAGAAAACAATTATTTTTTTAGGAAATCTTTTTTTTGAACCAAATTTAGAAGCGGTTAAAATAATTTATAAATATATTTACCCTAAATTAAAAAAATACAATTTTCGTTTTTTAATTGTCGGTGATTGCCCAAAAAAGGTTAAAGCCAGATATCAAAGCGCTAATTTCAAATTTACGGGTACGGTTAAAAATTTAAATCAAATATTTAGAAAGTCTACATTCGGGTTGGCTCCGATTCTAAGTGGAACGGGATTGCGAATTAAAATTTTAAATTATTTAGCCGCAGGTATACCTGTTATCGCTACAAATGTAGCTGTTTCTGGTCTAACCAATAAAAAAAATATTATCATAGAAGATGATTTTAAAAAATATCCTCAAATTATCATTGATTTAATAAATAACAAAGACAGATCCATAATGTTATCACGAATAAGCAGGGCAATGATGTGTAAAGATTTTAAATGGAAAAATATCGCAGAAAGAACTAAATTGATTTATCAAAAAATATTACAGTTACCGTTAAAGAACAAAAGCTCATTGATAGGAAATATTCCAAAACTTAAAAACAAGGAGCCGGTATGGCTTGAGGAGGCAAAAAAGAAAAAAAGATTCACAGAGCGCAATAAAATGAAAGAGCGGTTTCAATATGCTATCATACAAAACAATAAATTTCGTATTATAAAATAA
- a CDS encoding glycosyltransferase has protein sequence MKDEIDISIIIPTYNYKDRNQNLYNLLIALNKQRQANGNFEIIIVNNYNSSIGEETINKFKRYIKELKIIEDPIVGLSHARNSGVSSARGKIVAFLDDDIVPSNGWLNSLISAHKKHNALCIGGPVVLKEKNLVLPGWLTDYYLRFLLPPKFPKYSCKINKPFYLIGANMSFKREAFKQYGLFDESLGRKGFCLLSGEDIEFIIRIKQDNVFFESNALVFTQIKPNRISRYFFMKRIFWQAISEARIVNKHSISELYDKSELTISKVVIKDLLKLLRHAKFFQAFCIMLRLVTFKLDLLLKL, from the coding sequence ATGAAGGATGAAATAGATATTTCAATTATAATTCCAACCTATAATTATAAAGATCGCAATCAAAATCTTTATAACTTGTTAATTGCTTTAAATAAACAAAGGCAAGCGAATGGCAATTTTGAAATTATTATTGTTAATAATTATAATTCTTCAATAGGCGAGGAGACGATAAATAAATTTAAAAGATATATTAAAGAACTAAAAATTATTGAAGATCCAATCGTCGGTTTGAGTCATGCAAGAAATAGCGGCGTATCAAGCGCAAGAGGCAAAATCGTGGCATTCCTTGATGATGATATAGTCCCTTCAAATGGTTGGTTGAATTCATTAATAAGCGCGCACAAAAAACACAATGCTCTATGTATCGGAGGGCCTGTAGTCCTTAAAGAAAAAAACTTAGTGTTGCCGGGATGGCTTACAGATTATTATTTAAGATTTTTATTACCACCAAAGTTTCCAAAATATTCGTGTAAAATAAATAAACCGTTTTATTTGATTGGCGCTAACATGTCATTTAAAAGAGAAGCTTTCAAGCAATATGGTTTATTCGACGAATCTCTTGGACGCAAAGGTTTCTGTTTGCTTTCTGGGGAAGATATAGAATTCATCATAAGGATTAAACAAGATAATGTTTTTTTTGAATCAAATGCTTTGGTTTTTACACAAATCAAGCCAAATAGAATCTCGCGTTATTTTTTTATGAAGAGAATATTCTGGCAGGCAATTTCCGAAGCAAGAATTGTTAACAAGCATAGTATTTCTGAATTATATGATAAGTCGGAGTTAACTATATCAAAAGTAGTTATTAAAGATTTGTTAAAATTGTTAAGACATGCTAAATTTTTTCAAGCATTTTGTATTATGCTGAGACTTGTTACATTTAAATTGGATTTGTTATTAAAATTATGA
- a CDS encoding PCRF domain-containing protein — translation MSELEEKSTGYDGRRAVLSIYAGAGGADAQDWTEMLFQMYLKFAKKKNWPVRILQIKEGKEAGFKNATFVVEVASTYGYLKGEMGVHRLVRLSPFNANHLRHTSFALVEVLPEMDELKEITIRPEDLRVETYKAGGPGGQYVNKTESAVRITHLPTGIVVGCQNERLQGDNKKQAMKWLYGKLHIHLLKNKQKELNLLRGQPTDIEWGNQIRSYVLHPYQMVKDHRTGVKVGDAERVLDGKLDKFIKVK, via the coding sequence ATGAGTGAATTAGAGGAAAAATCAACGGGATATGACGGGCGAAGGGCAGTTTTGTCTATTTACGCGGGCGCGGGAGGAGCCGACGCGCAGGATTGGACAGAAATGCTTTTTCAAATGTATTTGAAGTTCGCCAAAAAGAAAAACTGGCCCGTTCGCATTCTTCAAATTAAAGAAGGAAAGGAAGCGGGATTTAAAAACGCGACATTCGTGGTTGAAGTCGCAAGCACTTATGGATATCTTAAGGGAGAAATGGGCGTTCATCGGCTAGTTCGTCTTTCTCCTTTTAACGCCAATCATCTTCGCCACACTTCTTTCGCTTTGGTTGAGGTTTTGCCCGAAATGGACGAACTTAAAGAAATTACTATCAGACCAGAGGATTTAAGAGTAGAGACATATAAAGCGGGAGGTCCGGGCGGGCAATATGTCAATAAAACAGAGTCGGCCGTTCGGATCACGCATCTTCCGACAGGGATTGTTGTTGGCTGCCAGAACGAAAGATTGCAAGGCGATAACAAGAAGCAGGCGATGAAATGGCTTTATGGCAAACTTCATATTCATTTATTAAAGAATAAACAAAAAGAATTAAATTTGTTAAGAGGCCAGCCAACGGATATTGAATGGGGCAATCAAATTCGTTCTTATGTTTTACATCCTTACCAAATGGTCAAAGACCATAGAACGGGAGTAAAGGTTGGAGACGCCGAAAGGGTCTTGGACGGGAAGTTGGATAAGTTCATAAAAGTAAAATGA
- the lepA gene encoding translation elongation factor 4: MIPQSHIRNFSIIAHIDHGKSTLADRFLELTGTVEKRKMREQVLDMMDLERERGITIKLQPARMEYTYKGERYLLNLIDTPGHVDFAYEVSRSLAAVEGTILLVDASQGAQAQTLANLNLARGQNLIIIPVVNKIDLGHAKVDEAIKEISQLTEVGEEDVIKISAKSGLNVERVLEEVIKKIPAPTGEFEKPLRALIFDSSYDTYKGVIAYIRIVDGEIKRGDKVEMFASGVQTEVIEVGVFRPMLVKIETLRAGETGYVATGLKEIGQCRVGDTIISPKRGQSPFKMGTVPVILPLPGYKEPSPLIFASFYPVDANDYDLLKDGLAKLNLSDASLVYELESCEGLGRGFRCGFLGMLHLEIVSERLKREYDLDLVTTSPSVSYRILDDSQRGYQVISSASDFPDASRFAETQEPWINLEIITPVNYLGQTMKILENLRGIYGETQYLSSERVLIKYEAPLGEIIIDFYDKLKNVTAGYASMSYELSDYRPADLTRLDILIAGEKAEAFSRIVPRAKADQEGRALVKKLKEVIPSQLFTIALQAAIGGKVIARETISALRKDVTGYLYGGDYSRKRKLLEKQKKGKKKMMQSGRVNIPSDVFLKVLKK, encoded by the coding sequence ATGATACCTCAATCACATATTCGGAATTTTTCTATTATCGCGCATATTGACCACGGGAAGTCCACTTTGGCTGACCGTTTTTTGGAATTGACGGGGACGGTTGAGAAAAGAAAGATGCGGGAACAGGTTTTGGATATGATGGATTTGGAAAGAGAAAGGGGGATTACGATTAAACTTCAGCCGGCGCGGATGGAATACACATATAAGGGCGAGCGGTATCTTTTGAATTTGATTGATACGCCCGGGCATGTTGATTTCGCTTACGAGGTTTCGCGGAGTTTGGCGGCGGTGGAGGGGACAATTCTATTAGTTGACGCGAGCCAAGGAGCGCAAGCGCAAACACTCGCCAATCTTAATTTGGCGCGCGGGCAGAATTTGATTATTATCCCCGTGGTTAATAAAATTGATTTAGGACACGCTAAAGTTGATGAAGCGATTAAAGAGATTAGCCAATTAACTGAAGTTGGCGAAGAAGATGTTATTAAAATTTCCGCTAAAAGCGGATTGAATGTGGAGCGGGTCTTGGAAGAGGTTATTAAAAAAATTCCCGCGCCAACGGGCGAATTTGAAAAACCTTTAAGGGCTTTGATTTTTGATTCCTCTTACGACACATACAAAGGCGTGATCGCATACATTAGAATCGTGGATGGGGAAATTAAAAGGGGTGACAAAGTAGAGATGTTCGCTTCGGGAGTTCAAACGGAAGTTATTGAGGTTGGGGTTTTTAGGCCAATGCTCGTTAAGATAGAAACATTAAGAGCGGGCGAAACGGGATATGTTGCCACGGGCCTGAAAGAAATCGGGCAGTGCCGGGTGGGCGACACGATTATTTCGCCAAAAAGGGGACAGTCCCCATTCAAAATGGGGACTGTCCCCGTTATTCTTCCTTTGCCCGGATACAAAGAGCCGAGTCCGCTCATTTTCGCCAGCTTTTATCCTGTGGACGCGAACGATTACGATCTTCTCAAAGACGGACTCGCTAAATTAAATTTAAGCGACGCTTCTCTGGTTTATGAATTAGAATCGTGCGAAGGATTGGGACGCGGCTTTCGTTGCGGATTTTTAGGGATGCTTCATTTAGAAATTGTTTCAGAGCGGCTTAAAAGGGAATACGATTTAGACTTGGTGACGACCTCGCCTTCGGTCAGTTACCGTATTTTGGATGATTCACAAAGAGGGTATCAAGTAATTTCTTCCGCTTCTGATTTTCCTGACGCGAGCAGGTTCGCGGAGACCCAAGAGCCGTGGATCAATTTGGAAATTATTACGCCCGTAAATTATTTGGGTCAAACAATGAAAATTTTGGAAAATTTAAGAGGTATTTATGGCGAGACCCAGTATTTAAGCAGTGAAAGAGTTTTAATTAAATATGAAGCTCCTTTGGGCGAAATTATTATTGATTTTTATGACAAACTTAAAAATGTAACGGCCGGTTACGCGTCCATGAGTTATGAATTATCGGATTATCGTCCAGCCGACTTAACGCGACTTGATATTTTAATCGCCGGAGAAAAAGCAGAGGCGTTTTCTCGGATTGTCCCGCGCGCGAAGGCGGACCAAGAAGGAAGGGCTTTGGTTAAGAAACTCAAAGAAGTTATTCCTTCTCAATTATTTACAATCGCTTTACAGGCGGCGATTGGCGGAAAGGTTATCGCTCGCGAAACGATTAGCGCTTTGCGAAAAGATGTGACGGGCTACCTTTATGGCGGCGACTATTCCCGTAAAAGAAAACTTTTGGAAAAACAAAAAAAGGGTAAAAAAAAGATGATGCAATCAGGGAGAGTCAATATTCCTTCAGATGTGTTTTTGAAGGTGTTGAAGAAGTAA